From the Myripristis murdjan chromosome 14, fMyrMur1.1, whole genome shotgun sequence genome, one window contains:
- the LOC115371568 gene encoding forkhead box protein I2-like, giving the protein MMASFVPEQGLSPPLSGHSFPQQDLPSLGLDPSDFSLYSPPALPEQAPAASAYHPAAAEPYLCLDSPDKSTTAAEGLPAFGGFVPQVFNLQRPVLPGPGGPSAALALLQGSWFSLPSQDDLMRLVRPPYSYSALIAMAIQGAPEQRLTLSQIYQYVANNFPFYSRSKAGWQNSIRHNLSLNDCFRKVPRDESDPGKGNYWTLDPNCEKMFDNGNFRRKRKRKSDSLVVDNKRKASSSSSSSSCSSSPSSEGPQNPEMLDGSADFPPLSDSAPCLSGFLPQMVSVAAKDTGAEYLSSTFPSLLDTLPPPLCSLPNSQASSTPVHANIPAYSPPLHLAMQVPDRASPPQAYSSSYSPSAVVPQWETLQTSSSPPVYASLQPLSSPFPSLQLSSPPFSSYPSFSSPQSSSPPLYSSLPNSQASSPLLYADLQTAKPSSPPLYPAMQAPQLQLPGQPEPLSPLCISDSAPLESLVLQQ; this is encoded by the exons ATGATGGCGTCATTCGTCCCAGAGCAAGGCTTGTCCCCTCCTCTGTCTGGACACTCTTTCCCCCAGCAGGATCTGCCGTCTCTGGGTCTGGATCCCTCAGACTTCAGCCTCTACAGTCCTCCGGCTCTTCCTGAACAGGCCCCGGCTGCCTCAGCATACCACCCCGCCGCTGCCGAGCCTTACCTCTGCCTCGACAGCCCTGACAAGAGCACCACGGCGGCGGAGGGACTTCCAGCGTTCGGAGGCTTTGTTCCCCAGGTCTTCAACCTGCAGAGGCCCGTCCTCCCCGGCCCCGGCGGCCCCAGCGCGGCCCTTGCCCTCCTCCAAGGCTCCTGGTTCTCCTTGCCCTCCCAGGATGATCTGATGCGCCTTGTCCGGCCACCCTACTCTTACTCCGCCCTCATCGCTATGGCCATCCAGGGCGCCCCGGAGCAGCGGCTGACCCTGAGTCAGATCTACCAGTACGTGGCCAACAACTTCCCCTTCTACAGCCGCAGCAAGGCTGGCTGGCAGAACTCCATCCGGCACAACCTGTCGCTCAACGACTGCTTCCGGAAGGTTCCCCGGGACGAGAGCGACCCAG GAAAAGGGAACTACTGGACGCTGGACCCCAACTGTGAGAAAATGTTTGACAACGGAAACTTCCGCCgcaaaaggaagaggaaatcGGACAGCCTGGTCGTCGACAACAAAAGAaaagcttcctcctcctcatcctcctcctcctgctcttcttccCCAAGCTCTGAGGGCCCCCAAAACCCCGAGATGCTTGATGGCAGCGCCGacttcccccctctctcagACTCCGCCCCCTGCCTCAGCGGTTTCTTGCCCCAGATGGTCTCTGTGGCAGCCAAGGACACAGGAGCGGAGTATCTCTCCAGCACATTCCCCTCCTTGCTGGacaccctcccccctcccctctgctctctccccAACTCCCAGGCCTCTTCTACCCCCGTTCACGCAAACATCCCGGCTTACTCGCCCCCCCTCCACCTGGCCATGCAAGTGCCCGACCGAGCATCCCCCCCTCAGGCGTACAGCTCCTCCTACTCCCCCAGTGCTGTGGTACCGCAGTGGGAGACCCTCCAGACGTCCTCCTCGCCTCCCGTCTACGCCTCCTTGCAGCCTTTGTCTAGTCCTTTCCCCTCcctccagctctcctctcctcctttctcctcttacCCCTCTTTCTCGTCCCCTcagtcttcctctcctcctctttattCCTCCCTCCCCAACTCTCAGGCCAGCTCTCCCTTGCTTTATGCAGACCTCCAAACTGCCAagccctcctcccctcccctctacCCAGCCATGCAggcccctcagctccagctCCCGGGCCAGCCTGAGCCTCTGTCCCCTCTGTGCATCAGTGACTCGGCCCCCCTGGAGTCCCTGGTTCTCCAGCAGTGA